A genomic stretch from Camelus dromedarius isolate mCamDro1 chromosome 10, mCamDro1.pat, whole genome shotgun sequence includes:
- the LOC105096482 gene encoding olfactory receptor 2K2 yields MQRGNLTIWSFFFLEGFSQYPELEIVLFVLSLVMYLITLVGNSTLILITVLDSRLQTPMYLFLGNLSFMDICYTSASIPTLLVNLLSSQKTIVFSGCAVQMYLSLAMGSTECVLLAVMAYDCYVAICNPLRYPIVMNRQVCVQMATVSWVTGSLTALLETGLSLRTPLCGNLIDHFTCEILAVLKLACTSSLLMDTIVLVVSVLLLPIPMLFICISYIFILSTILRISSAEGRNKAFSTCGAHLTVVSLYYGAALSMYLKPSSSGSQEIDKIISLLYGVLTPMLNPIIYSLRNKEVKDAVKKVLGKISLCNFTVVIKRGTQNDCLWMYLKQRLPAARTVRKYISVVYATQSVALCCGSLSELTRDHFLRLKRQRS; encoded by the exons atgcaaAGGGGAAACCTCACCATCTGGagcttttttttcctggaggGTTTTTCTCAATACCCAGAGTTAGAGATCGTTCTCTTTGTCCTCAGCCTTGTAATGTATCTGATAACCCTCGTAGGCAACAGCACTCTTATTTTAATCACTGTCCTAGATTCACGCCTTCAAACTCCCATGTACTTGTTCCTTGGAAATCTCTCTTTCATGGATATTTGCTACACATCTGCGTCTATCCCCACTTTGCTGGTGAACTTGCTGTCATCCCAGAAAACCATTGTCTTTTCTGGGTGTGCGGTGCAGATGTACCTGTCCCTTGCCATGGGTTCCACGGAGTGCGTGCTCCTGGCTGTGATGGCGTATGACTGTTACGTGGCCATCTGCAACCCGCTGAGGTACCCCATCGTCATGAACAGGCAGGTCTGTGTGCAGATGGCCACCGTCTCCTGGGTGACGGGCTCTCTGACGGCCCTGCTGGAAACTGGCCTCTCCCTGCGGACACCCCTCTGCGGGAATCTCATCGATCACTTCACGTGTGAAATTCTGGCAGTGCTGAAGTTGGCTTGCACAAGTTCACTGCTCATGGACACAATCGTGCTGGTGGTCAGCGTGCTCCTTCTGCCCATCCCCATGCTCTTCATTTGCATCTCCTACATCTTCATCCTTTCCACTATTCTGAGAATCAGCTCAGCAGAGGGAAGAAACAAAGCCTTTTCTACCTGTGGCGCCCACTTGACTGTGGTGAGCTTGTATTACGGGGCTGCCCTCTCCATGTACCTTAAGCCTTCTTCATCAGGCTCCCaagaaatagataaaatcatCTCGTTGCTTTATGGAGTGCTTACCCCTATGCTGAACCCCATAATTTACAGTTTAAGGAACAAGGAAGTCAAAGATGCCGTGAAAAAAGTACTGGGCAAAATATCT CTCTGTAATTTTACAGTTGTGATAAAGCGGGGTACACAGAATGATTGCCTGTGGATG TACCTGAAGCAGAGACTTCCAGCcgccagaactgtgagaaaatacatttctgttgtttacgccacccagtctgtggcattgtGTTGCGGCAGCCTGAGCGAACTAACGCGTGACCACTTCCTCCGTCTCAAGAGGCAGCGAAGTTGA